In Cheilinus undulatus linkage group 3, ASM1832078v1, whole genome shotgun sequence, the genomic window TTACACACtgatcctgaatacattcatacatcaatTTCTTTAATTTGCCACAGCGCCTTCTTCTGGAAATTTTACATATCCACTTctgatttttcaaaattttgcctttaaatatcCAGCCCCCATACACCATTCAGAGTAGGCTTGTGATTTCTGTTCTGCATATGGGTCATCATAAGACCTACAATAAAATCTTGTAGAGCCATGCTCAAATCCCAACAGCAAGTTGACCAGCTTtatctcagtttcaaaataaggcatttctaaggtgccaaatgactttaaTCAATCTGAACTTTAGTAAACAATATTCTGTGATCATCTGCTCTTCTTGCAAGACAACAGTATCATACTGAACACACTTGTGTGCAAACATCTAACCATTGTGCCAGAACCGGCAACAGGAAGTAACACAAATGGGTCACATCTCCATTCTCCTGCTTAACCTATTGagctctgattttgaaagaaaggcctCAATAACTGGCCACAACACAGACATGTTTCATTGAAGGACGTCTCACTGGCGATGGTGAGCATTTTAGTATCTTGccagtttgacaggaagtatgtgcaACTCTCATACCAAACATCTGactgccttcaaatttcacatgtaggaTCAAGGTCTATAGCACCCCTACTGCCAATAGAAAGTGACACAATTGGACCATTTCTATTTTGCTAAAAGTTTGAAACTTCCTATTTGCATTAAATCTCACATGATTAGGGTCTGCCCTTCCACACTGTAAGAAAGCAGAAGCATCCCTAACATATACTGTTCCcttgttttctcattttacatgataaataatAGTCCTAGGAGGATGGACATGCtttctgtgctctgctgcagcacacagcacaGGTTGCTTACACCCATAATTCCCACACTTTTGTGGTTGTGACACACCCAACATGTGCTGGGGTGCGAGAGCCCTTCAGTGCttcttgcagccctagtttgtTCAGTTcaggacactgcagttttaaaaaCCTGCGTACAATGATTTTTCATTGGAATTCTACAATTTTCCACCTCATGCTCCTCGTATTCTTTCTTTTGCAGGAGCCAAAGAAAGAGAGCCGTAAGCAGGAATACTTGAGGAAAATGGGCCTGAGCCAAGAGGGGAAAGATGACGTGAACGTAGGGTTGCGAAAACAATCTAGTGTCTCAAGTGATAAAGATGCAAAGGTGGAAGAGAGAAGCCGCAGAGGTCTTGAAAGTCCAACAGAGGAGAGAAGTCGACTTTCAGGGAGATACAGGAAGCTGGACAGCAAGGATGGCGATGCAAAAGAGGAGACCAAAGAGAAACTAGAGGACAATAGGGTAAGAGAtaggagagaaaacagagagagcgCAGGGAGCAAAACTAAGGATATGATCTCTAAGTTGCAGGAAAAGAAGGATGACAGCAAAGAGAAGGACAGGAAAGAAGACTGCAGGAGAAAAGATGACAGCAAAACCAAGGATATTATCTCAAAGCTGcgagaaaaacaagaaaaggatgCTGGCaaggaaaaggagagaaaatcaGAGACTGTCAGGACACAGGGACTTGTTTCCAAGATGGTGGAGAAGCAGAGCAAAGTGCAAGAAACCCCAGGTCCAGAGGGCAAGTCAGAAGAGAGGAAGGCtaagacagaggagaaaaaggctGATGAGAAAAGCAAGCCTGATGTCAAACTCCAAAGACAGCCATCTGAGAAAGATGAAGTGCAGGTGAAGAATgataaagcagagaaaagaaCAGATCGAGAGGAGCTTGTTAACCACAGTGACCatgtgaaagagaaagagaagttAGAGAAGAATGACAAAGAGGATGGTAAAGGAAAGGCTAAGAAAGTAGCAGAAGCAGGAAAAGTTGGCAACTGTGTTGCTAAAAACAGCCCAAACAGCAAgcctgaagaggaggaggacgaaGACTCCAGCATGTTCGATGAGCTGATGGAGCAGGTTCGAAGTGACGACCCCTCCCTCACTGAACTCAACGTGAACAACTCGGAGGTCATCAAGACGAAGACGCTTATTGAGTTTGCTGTAGCTTTGCAAAAGAACACCCATGTTAAAGAGTTTGCTCTGGCTAATTGTCGTGCAGATGACCATGTAGCAGACGCCATTGCAGGAACCCTacgcaaaaacaaaacaatcactAGCATCAACGTCGACTCCAACCACCTCACCGGCAAGGGCATCCTGGCTCTGATTCAGTCACTGCAGTACAACTCCACACTGACAGAGCTTCGCTTTCAAAATCAGCGACACATCTGTGGCGGGAAAACTGAGATGGAGATGGTCAAGATCCTGAAGGAGAACACCACCCTCCTCAAACTGGGCTACCACTTTGAGTTAGCCGGTCCTAGGATGACTTCGACGAACATCCTGAGTCGAAACATGGACCGGCAGAGGCAGAAGCGCTTACAGGAGCAGAAACAGGCCCAGGCCAATGGGGAGAAGAAAGGTGGAGCACTGGACGTACCAAAGACAGGCAGTGGCGGAGGATCTCTGAGAAACTCACCAAAAGCTTCTCCCAAGCCTTCACCCATACCTTCACCCATGCCATCGCCAAAGCTGATGCCGAAAAAAGGTGCTGGAGgtccaccaccacctccacctcctcctggAGGTGGACCCCCACCTCCACCGCCTCCCATGCTGGATGTAGACTCCCTGAGGAACTCGTTGACGCCAGTGTCGCAGAGGAAGCTGGATGGGAAAAGTCCGGGCGGTAGTCAGAACTCAAGGGACCAACTGCTTGCCTCGATCAGAGGTAGCAACATTAAACAACTCAAGAAGGTTGGTAACATGGGTTTATCAACAAATGATGTAGCTCTTTTTATGCTTTCCAACATACTTACAATTATTTTTAATCCACAGGTACCAGTGCCAAAGTGGTTGCAGTAATATCATCTGTttgaatgtaaaatgaaaaagaggGAGATAAAGGACATCTCACCaaagttttttaaagacatgaaCTCTACATTCCCCTAATTTCAGCCGGAGAATCGAGCTGTGGGATTGATGGAGCAAGTGACACATGAGATGCCCATCAGTTGGCTAACGAGTCCTCACTATGAGTTCTCCCTCAAACACTGGACCAAAAGGACTATACGGAGAAGGAGTGACGCAGGGCTCTCTCTATTAGCCGTCTGCAGTGGTTGTGTTGTCTTAAGATCATAAAGACGCTTTGCTGGTTATTTGCACTAGTTAATATGAAGCTGATCATGTAACATGTTGGCCGGTGTATGCGTCTGAATGTGAGTGTGGTGAATAAGAGGTTCATATAGCTAAAAATTCTAATATACAAGAGTTTATCATAGCGGATATTAAACtgaccttttatttatttgtggaGAAGGAATCCACCTTGttcttttaagtttaaaaactgcTCTAACTGGGAAACCTTAAATGGCGGAAATATcagggaataaaaaaacatggcGCCCCTACTTTAGAAAATCTGGGTATTAAAGACAAAAGGTCAGGGCAGTCTTTGAATGTGTGTCTCTTTGCCAAATCTCAAACATCTCAGGCAGGGTTTAAAGGATTGGACAGCAGCCCAGTGGAGTCCTGGTGCATGACAACAGAGCTTTAGCATGGAAATAATGacatcatgtatttttaaaccagGAAGCACAAACGGCTGCCCTTCAATGAGAGGCTTAATTTTGTACAGAATCATTCTAGCCTGCTTGTTTGAATACCTTCCATAACTTGTAGTGTAACACATCCCCGTATCTTAACCTTAAGAGGATGTTAAAAACATTACTGGCTTATATCAACCCTACTGCTTAAGTGAATGTCATTTTTAAGGAATTTAATGtgataaacaacaacaacaacaaaataatccAGAGTGGCACTCACATGTGCACTGTGTAATGAAGACTTCTCTGTCATATCTGATTACACATGCCTTTCTTATGGAGCCTGtatgtcaaaaataaaagattcTGGTATGTTTGCAATGATGGTAAAACTGGCTGTTATGGTTAATGAGTATCTGGAGCTTAAGTGTATGGAAAGTAAAATACAGaagctttttgagttatgtttgCATTTGACAAACTTCTGAGTAGTATGTATCAGTTTTAATTTATCTTTGCCTGAACCTGGTGCAAATCATGcctgtgttctatgcaccctggtATTCCTGCCTCTACAGCTGGAAGAAGAAACCTACCTAACAGCATGTGCTCTCtcatatcatggatttttaatgtctgacaaaaactagattacatttttgtcttgttttagtctccttgacaaaaaaaatcttacttttcatcagaatttttttcatgaagctttacagcactgatcatcaactggcggcctgatGGTTACAACGCTTTTTTTGCACTGGCAGTTCTCACAAcctctgttttttattattgctAGCCTGTAACAGTTGACTTCAGTTTCTCTTGGTAGTATCCGAAATACTTATAAATAGCTCTCTGCTCTTAACATTTTCCTATATTCAAGGAAAATAAAGgggaaatatgaaaaatatgtaGGCTACAGGGGAGAAGTTGCATTGATGGCATTGGTTTCAAAAGTTAAATTGGGACCTGCGACATAGACTAGTTGACACTGAGGGTGTTTTAGCACCCAAGGCGATTGTCTGGCACTGATCTTGTTTACAAAATGAGTGTACAGATATtgtactgttagcatgctagcgcACTAGCTAGCGTTGGCATCCGGTAGCGTTAGCATCCGCTAGCCAGCTAATGTGTTAGTAGCAACAGCAGCAGGTTTCAATCAAAGGGCATTAAAGGCAAAATGCGTTCTTTTTCTTTAAGAGAATATTGTAAACATTAAGTAAATGTCACATAAATCTAACAGTGAGTAAAAATAGCTGTTAAAAAGACGCAGAAGAAGACCGGCAGACAAACTGTCGTTACTTACTGTTAGCATCAGTGCGAGATTTGAGACGGTAACCTGCTGTTATTTGTGCTCTGTACTATTTAAGTGTGCGTTAATATAGAGTACTAACAGAAGTATACAGTTTGACACCCCTAAAGTCTGCAGTTTTGCTAGCTAGCTTTCTCCTCAATCCCAGAGTGCATCTTTCCTGAATGCAAGAATTTGTAGGACTAAAAGGCTTATGTTTTCTGTGCGTCCATTCAATTTTAAATGTTACAGTTGCCGGGCAGATTTCCACAGGATCTTTAGAGCCATATATAGTTATAGATACACAGTCAACATTAGACATGCTTCTAAATAATGTACTTttaattaaaatagaaaaatggagTATCTCTGGGTAATGCACATATACAGACCTGTGCCAccagaaataaaacaattataTGCCTGTTACCCCTTACGTTACATGTTTAAACCTGCAGGAAAATAGTGGGAGCTGTGGAGTCGCTACTATGCTGTTCatcagaggagagaaagagaacagCAGCAACATTAAGCAGCAGCAGGTCAGTTTATGTCTCCATCTCCCTGCCTCAACGTCTCTATCCATGAAATGCCTATATTTGGGCATTTCTCAATGAAAGCTTGCTCTGCAACTCATTCCTTTCTCGTTCCTAATAATGGGCTTCAGGCCAGTGGTCTCTCTCAGCTGAAGCTGCAGCCCTGACCAACAGTACTGATCCcagatggaggaaaaaaagagggggAATGGAATGAAAATGTTAAGATTACGGGTTGTTAAAGCCAACCCAAGGGTTAGAAGGGGAATTGGTAATCATTTAAATGTAGAGCATACCTCAGTAGACACTTTAATGTGTCCAGATTCCTTTATTGATAATTACATAACTTAAAAGTATACAATTTTTTAGTTCTCAAATTAACTGTACATTTACATTCCATCTTAAATGCAACACAGTAAAAGTAACCTGTTACGGGGTCCAAGGACAAAATTTAACCGAGGAGCTCTGGTTAGGCCTCCTTACCTGgaaccagaggtggaaaaggataagataagatatactTTATACTTTATACAATACTTAAGTCTTGCTCTCAAGCAAAGGTACAGGCACTCTGGTTAagatttacttaagtaaaagtaaaagtactgatctATAACTCTACACAAGTAAAATTAATAAGtacttaatttaaagtttactttaaatacTGAGTAGCTGGGGAAACTATCTAATTGCCgttttttctccaatattgcATTTTTGAATTGGCATGCAATTGTttaaagttcctcatcttatgtatttttcaacaaacacaagcaataaatcattctgcaTTATAACCAGCACACTATTTGGTAGATTCAACATAAACTGTTCTTTCCCAGAGAATATATGCAAGGATGACATAATACAATGCATAAATCAGTATGAATTCTATATCTTTCCTTTATCTATTTCAGTCACagtagtattttttttacttaaagcCTTGTaacaatcataatgaaaactagggctgaacaattttgagaataaatttgactttttaaatcatattggAGAAACATGTTAATTGTTGTATTAAGGTGAATTATCATTTCTATGTCATTCtaattttaaataagaaaaaaaattacaaaaataaaagtaagattttttgtTGGTGCAAAAATGATTCACctgtgtttgcatgatgtgtaaagCAACATctgttgctgcaaaaaaagaaaaaaaaaaactgttggaaacttcttttgacacatatttcaggtcaaagaaatattgcagccTTTGCGATTTGTTTTCTATGGCCTTTCttggttcaaaaaaaaaaactggtacTAAATGTGCTGCAGCTCTAATATTTTGTCTCCCCcatattttcttctcttcttaATTGGGTTGCCATACGAAATCTGTCTTATTAAGTTCctgctttgtttaaaaatgcctCGTTTAAAGTCCTGTTCATCCCCTTCAGCCGAGCACATTTATTATGGGCCTCGTGATTAACTGTCAACAGGGGAGCCAACTGTCAACAGAAGAACCTTCACTTGGTAAATAATTACTGCTGCAGACTACGGAGTCCCAGAAGTCCAAAATTCCTGCCTGAACACTCATACTCAGGGGACAATATACAGCGTATTTTGGAGGTTTTTCCCTATTTTGGTGTCTGTCTATACccaggtttatttttaaaagtgttacaaaattgttcatgtttctctttttactcattttctaATTTGAAAAACACACGGAGTGCTCCTTTAAGATGTCACGTTGTGTCGTCAGATCGTTGTCGATGACTGTTACGTCAGAAGGAACAGCGAAAGAACAAAATGGAGGAGTATGCCAGAGAACCATGGTGAGTCTTTAAACCAAATTAATAATATTTCTGCCCCGCGTGAAGCCCACCCATGTTGTTgtctcattttttgttttacttccgCGACAATTATGTGTAATTTTTTGACGATTCAGCATGTGGAAGAACATGAAACATCTCAAACCCGGCTAGTTACCTTGTGTTAGCAGGGATGCTAACGATACATAGAATACTATTGGCATTCAGGGCTAGCATTATACCATCTTGGCTACATCACGTTGCTAGTGACCTTGTCAGTTTGATAGCCACATGTTACAACACTGATATCTCTCACGCAACCACTGAGTCTCAGTGTATTACTATATTATCCCATATGAAAGTCAAGAGGCACGCCGAAATTTATCTTTGTTTCTCACGGCAGTTAAGTTCCGTTTGTGGATGTTAGCATACTGGTACGCTAGGTAGGGTTAGCCTCTTCTGTGCTAGCGTTATCTGTTGGGGGCAAACTGGGGGTTGTACAACCCACACATACCTCGAGAATAGTCTAatttaatagaaaataatttaacTGTTGTGGACACCGACGACGAACATGATTTTCTAAAACGAACATCGGGGATATGtgataataaatctgttttGTGTTGTCATGCAACCTGATGGTACTGTATCATGTGCTACTGTCGGACCCACAGGTACATCATGCAGTAACTAAGAAACAAATACATTCAGTTGTGAATTCCTTTAATTTACAGGGAGCCTGGGTCTAAAGTGTGTC contains:
- the lmod1b gene encoding leiomodin-1, which gives rise to MSRRKVRGLTRMGRQVSEDPDLDNLLSTLSPEEVEELQDMIEVPDLKPEDGKNVVQGENQTPVSNNKGDPKKRLSQREQSFEEPKKESRKQEYLRKMGLSQEGKDDVNVGLRKQSSVSSDKDAKVEERSRRGLESPTEERSRLSGRYRKLDSKDGDAKEETKEKLEDNRVRDRRENRESAGSKTKDMISKLQEKKDDSKEKDRKEDCRRKDDSKTKDIISKLREKQEKDAGKEKERKSETVRTQGLVSKMVEKQSKVQETPGPEGKSEERKAKTEEKKADEKSKPDVKLQRQPSEKDEVQVKNDKAEKRTDREELVNHSDHVKEKEKLEKNDKEDGKGKAKKVAEAGKVGNCVAKNSPNSKPEEEEDEDSSMFDELMEQVRSDDPSLTELNVNNSEVIKTKTLIEFAVALQKNTHVKEFALANCRADDHVADAIAGTLRKNKTITSINVDSNHLTGKGILALIQSLQYNSTLTELRFQNQRHICGGKTEMEMVKILKENTTLLKLGYHFELAGPRMTSTNILSRNMDRQRQKRLQEQKQAQANGEKKGGALDVPKTGSGGGSLRNSPKASPKPSPIPSPMPSPKLMPKKGAGGPPPPPPPPGGGPPPPPPPMLDVDSLRNSLTPVSQRKLDGKSPGGSQNSRDQLLASIRGSNIKQLKKVPVPKWLQ